One Actinosynnema pretiosum DNA segment encodes these proteins:
- a CDS encoding zinc-dependent alcohol dehydrogenase codes for MRAAVVTEFGEPLAVGEVPTPEPGPGEVLVRLEASGICHTDIHAAHGDWPVKPTPPFIPGHEGVGVVEAVGEGVDAAKVGLRVAIPWLGAACGECAHCVSGWETLCEAQQNTGYSVDGCYAERTVADARYAVPVPDGVSSLDAAPLTCAGVTTYKAVKVAGITPTEKVAVFGIGGLGHLALQYARIAGGITVAVDVEDAKLELAADLGADHTVNAATEDPVAAIQALGGADVAIALAASPRSFEQAFASLRRGGRLVCVALPADGVLPVPVFDLVLKGITVIGSIVGTRADLAEVFELHAAGRTRVIARGTTLDQVNEAFEDVLAGKVPARLVIEL; via the coding sequence ATGAGAGCAGCGGTCGTCACCGAGTTCGGCGAGCCACTCGCGGTGGGTGAGGTCCCGACGCCGGAACCCGGCCCCGGTGAGGTGCTGGTGCGGCTGGAGGCGTCGGGGATCTGCCACACCGACATCCACGCCGCGCACGGCGACTGGCCGGTCAAGCCGACCCCGCCGTTCATCCCCGGCCACGAGGGCGTCGGCGTCGTGGAGGCCGTCGGCGAGGGCGTCGACGCGGCCAAGGTCGGCCTGCGGGTCGCGATCCCGTGGCTGGGCGCCGCCTGCGGCGAGTGCGCGCACTGCGTCTCCGGCTGGGAGACCCTGTGCGAGGCGCAGCAGAACACCGGCTACTCGGTCGACGGCTGCTACGCCGAGCGCACCGTCGCGGACGCCCGCTACGCCGTGCCCGTGCCCGACGGCGTGTCCAGCCTGGACGCCGCGCCGCTCACCTGCGCGGGCGTCACCACGTACAAGGCCGTGAAGGTCGCGGGCATCACCCCGACCGAGAAGGTCGCGGTGTTCGGCATCGGCGGGCTCGGCCACCTCGCGCTCCAGTACGCGCGGATCGCGGGCGGCATCACCGTCGCGGTCGACGTGGAGGACGCCAAGCTCGAACTCGCCGCCGACCTCGGCGCCGACCACACCGTCAACGCGGCCACCGAGGACCCGGTCGCGGCCATCCAGGCGCTCGGCGGGGCGGACGTGGCGATCGCGCTGGCCGCGTCGCCGCGCAGCTTCGAGCAGGCGTTCGCGTCGCTGCGGCGCGGCGGGCGGCTGGTGTGCGTGGCGCTCCCGGCGGACGGCGTGCTGCCGGTGCCGGTGTTCGACCTGGTGCTCAAGGGCATCACGGTGATCGGCTCGATCGTCGGCACCAGGGCGGACCTGGCGGAGGTGTTCGAGCTGCACGCGGCCGGGCGCACGCGGGTGATCGCGAGGGGCACGACGCTGGACCAGGTCAACGAGGCCTTCGAGGACGTCCTCGCGGGCAAGGTCCCGGCCAGGCTGGTCATCGAGCTGTGA
- a CDS encoding universal stress protein gives MDDKAIVVGVDGSPAARAALRWAVDEAALRGCRVDAVLAWHLEYGQLMAPAPVGVDRDELRAAHREALQEAIAGLENVRGVLVEGDARDALVTASHDAQLLVVGSRGMGLLRTALLGSVSSYCVHHAACPVVVLRAPQPESVEEPRPVITPGPLL, from the coding sequence ATGGACGACAAGGCGATCGTGGTCGGAGTCGACGGCTCGCCCGCCGCCCGTGCCGCGCTGCGCTGGGCGGTCGACGAGGCGGCCCTGCGGGGGTGCCGCGTCGACGCCGTCCTCGCGTGGCACCTGGAGTACGGGCAGCTCATGGCGCCCGCACCGGTCGGCGTCGACCGCGACGAGCTGCGCGCGGCGCACCGCGAGGCGCTGCAGGAGGCCATCGCCGGACTGGAGAACGTCCGGGGGGTGCTGGTCGAGGGCGACGCGCGCGACGCGCTCGTCACCGCCTCGCACGACGCCCAGCTCCTGGTCGTCGGCAGCAGGGGCATGGGCCTGCTGCGGACCGCCCTGCTCGGATCGGTCAGCTCGTACTGCGTCCACCACGCGGCGTGCCCCGTGGTGGTGCTCAGGGCCCCACAGCCCGAGAGCGTCGAAGAACCCCGTCCCGTCATCACACCTGGACCGCTGCTGTGA
- a CDS encoding response regulator, producing MSARVFLVDDHEVVRVGVRELLNSDDELEVVGEAGSVAEALARVPASGANVAVLDVRLPDGNGIELCRELKSLMPDLQCLMLTSFTDDEALFDAIMAGASGFVLKRILGTDLCTAVRTVASGQSLLDARSTSALLNRIRREREQGDPVRMLTEQERTVLDLIGQGMTNRQIAESMFLAEKTVKNYVSHLLAKLGLERRTQAAVLASKLRKRPGGVEAD from the coding sequence GTGAGCGCACGGGTGTTCCTGGTGGACGACCACGAGGTCGTCCGCGTCGGGGTGAGGGAACTGCTGAACAGCGACGACGAGCTGGAGGTCGTCGGAGAGGCCGGTTCGGTCGCGGAGGCGCTGGCGCGGGTCCCCGCGAGCGGCGCGAACGTGGCGGTGCTGGACGTCCGGCTGCCCGACGGCAACGGCATCGAGCTGTGCCGCGAGCTGAAGTCGCTCATGCCCGACCTGCAGTGCCTGATGCTGACGTCGTTCACCGACGACGAGGCGCTGTTCGACGCGATCATGGCGGGCGCCTCGGGCTTCGTGCTCAAGCGCATCCTGGGCACGGACCTGTGCACGGCGGTGCGCACGGTGGCGTCCGGCCAGTCGCTGCTGGACGCGCGGTCGACGAGCGCGCTGCTCAACCGCATCCGCCGCGAGCGGGAGCAGGGCGACCCGGTCCGGATGCTGACCGAGCAGGAGCGGACGGTGCTCGACCTGATCGGGCAGGGCATGACGAACCGGCAGATCGCGGAGAGCATGTTCCTGGCCGAGAAGACGGTCAAGAACTACGTGTCGCACCTGCTGGCGAAGCTGGGGCTGGAGCGGCGCACGCAGGCGGCGGTGCTGGCGAGCAAGCTGCGCAAGCGGCCCGGCGGGGTCGAGGCGGACTGA
- a CDS encoding BON domain-containing protein has protein sequence MLAARIDRALRACDPAGRWQVAVEAGRAVVRGALDDEAERRAVTALVRTVPGTTTVDVTIATPGEPALTCAGTVRRAHGPTPKGRRSHTPEVRRH, from the coding sequence GTGCTCGCGGCGCGCATCGACCGGGCGCTGCGCGCCTGCGACCCCGCCGGGCGCTGGCAGGTCGCCGTCGAGGCGGGCAGGGCGGTGGTCCGGGGCGCGCTCGACGACGAGGCGGAACGACGCGCCGTGACGGCCCTGGTGCGCACTGTGCCGGGGACCACAACCGTCGACGTCACCATCGCGACCCCCGGTGAACCCGCTCTGACCTGCGCGGGAACCGTTCGCCGAGCACACGGCCCGACCCCGAAGGGCCGAAGGTCCCACACCCCGGAGGTCCGCCGCCACTGA
- a CDS encoding GAF domain-containing sensor histidine kinase — translation MTGPAEDSSSQRLLAGLRLDELLEEMRERLTEIGSTRDKMQRLLDAVLAVGTGLELDSTLQRIVQAAVDLVGARYGALGVLGNRDDLSEFVHVGIDQDERARMGHLPQGKGLLGLLIKDPRPVRLHDLGAHPASVGLPPNHPPMKTFLGVPVRVRDEVFGNLYMAEKRDGGDFTPDDEIVLSALAAAAGVAVENARLFEKSRMRERWLEAAAEVNAELLGGASAEDALRLISQRTRELAGAAVSLIVLAEDGRNGRRLRMASAAGGDTDRLVGGLLDGEDTFAEQVLDSGVPALFEHLDGRLGEASLELGPGVAVPLRTASQVTGVLLAARAKGAPQFGAEQVPLLASFAAQAAVALELAETQRNRRLVDVLEDRDRIARDLHDHVIQRLFATGMSLQGALNRVEDPKLRERVDSAVHQLDQTVLEIRTTIFDLQAADDEPGLRRRLLDIVSQVTEHSALTPAVRMNGTVDNSVPDHVGEHAEAVVRELVSNAVRHSGASELTVTIEADRELTISVVDNGIGMPEKVARSGLRNLDERARRLGGSAAVEACAGGGTRVTWQVPLE, via the coding sequence GTGACAGGACCGGCTGAGGACTCCTCCTCGCAGCGGCTCCTGGCGGGCCTGAGGCTCGACGAGCTGCTGGAGGAGATGCGGGAGCGGCTCACCGAGATCGGCTCCACCAGGGACAAGATGCAGCGCCTGCTGGACGCGGTGCTCGCCGTGGGCACGGGGCTGGAGCTGGACTCCACGCTGCAGCGGATAGTGCAGGCCGCCGTCGACCTCGTCGGCGCGCGGTACGGGGCGCTGGGCGTGCTGGGCAATCGCGACGACCTCTCCGAGTTCGTCCACGTCGGCATCGACCAGGACGAGCGCGCCCGCATGGGGCACCTGCCGCAGGGCAAGGGCCTGCTCGGGCTGCTGATCAAGGACCCGAGACCGGTGCGGCTGCACGACCTCGGCGCGCACCCGGCGTCCGTCGGCCTCCCGCCGAACCACCCGCCGATGAAGACCTTCCTCGGCGTGCCCGTGCGGGTGCGCGACGAGGTGTTCGGCAACCTGTACATGGCCGAGAAGCGGGACGGCGGCGACTTCACCCCCGACGACGAGATCGTGCTGTCGGCGCTGGCCGCCGCGGCGGGCGTCGCGGTGGAGAACGCCCGGCTGTTCGAGAAGTCCCGGATGCGCGAGCGCTGGCTGGAGGCCGCCGCCGAGGTCAACGCCGAGCTGCTGGGCGGCGCGTCCGCCGAGGACGCGCTGCGGCTGATCTCCCAGCGCACCCGCGAGCTCGCGGGCGCGGCGGTGTCGCTGATCGTGCTCGCCGAGGACGGCAGGAACGGGCGGCGGCTGCGGATGGCCTCGGCGGCGGGCGGTGACACCGACCGGCTCGTCGGCGGCCTGCTGGACGGCGAGGACACGTTCGCCGAGCAGGTGCTGGACTCCGGGGTGCCCGCGCTGTTCGAGCACCTCGACGGCAGGCTCGGCGAGGCCAGCCTGGAGCTGGGGCCGGGGGTCGCGGTGCCGCTGCGCACCGCCTCGCAGGTGACCGGCGTGCTGCTGGCCGCCCGCGCCAAGGGCGCGCCCCAGTTCGGCGCCGAGCAGGTGCCGCTGCTGGCCTCGTTCGCCGCGCAGGCCGCCGTGGCGCTGGAGCTGGCCGAGACGCAGCGCAACCGGCGGCTGGTGGACGTGCTGGAGGACCGCGACCGGATCGCCCGCGACCTGCACGACCACGTCATCCAGCGGCTGTTCGCCACCGGGATGAGCCTGCAGGGCGCGCTCAACCGGGTCGAGGACCCCAAGCTGCGCGAGCGGGTCGACAGCGCCGTGCACCAGCTCGACCAGACCGTGCTGGAGATCCGCACCACGATCTTCGACCTCCAGGCGGCCGACGACGAGCCGGGGCTGCGGCGCAGGCTGCTGGACATCGTGTCGCAGGTGACCGAGCACTCGGCGCTCACGCCCGCCGTGCGGATGAACGGCACGGTGGACAACTCGGTGCCCGACCACGTCGGCGAGCACGCCGAGGCGGTGGTGCGGGAGCTGGTCAGCAACGCGGTGCGGCACTCCGGCGCGAGCGAGCTGACGGTGACCATCGAGGCCGACCGGGAGCTGACGATCTCGGTGGTGGACAACGGGATCGGGATGCCGGAGAAGGTCGCGCGCAGCGGGCTGCGGAACCTGGACGAGCGGGCCCGGCGGCTCGGCGGCAGCGCGGCGGTGGAGGCGTGCGCGGGCGGCGGGACGCGCGTCACGTGGCAGGTTCCCCTGGAGTGA
- a CDS encoding Acg family FMN-binding oxidoreductase → MSGVTGVLGLSEDEVESVLTAAALAPSVHNTQPWRFRLEEDRIELHADLDRRLPATDPEDRELRLACGAALFNLRLALQGHGIRPLVTLMPGHDAPGALAVVRRGGKLLLDDETHQLLNAVPARRSNRKPFHDVPVPVRHRQALLRAAERERSWLHVVTDAEERARLQRYVSKAHRIQQADRGVLDELGEWTGERTAGDGVPPRSAGPRPAPQDEWAMRDFLAADGGERASGKDYESDPLVLVLCSFYDGPLAEVQAGQALQRVLLTATTLGLAVSFMSQAIEVRAVREELRRALGGTVVPQTVLRVGFGSPVPPSPRREVLEMLVSAEAGGHAGV, encoded by the coding sequence GTGAGCGGGGTCACCGGGGTTCTGGGGCTCTCCGAGGACGAGGTCGAGTCGGTGCTGACAGCGGCGGCGCTGGCGCCGTCGGTGCACAACACGCAGCCGTGGCGGTTCCGGCTGGAGGAGGACCGCATCGAGCTGCACGCGGACCTGGACCGCAGGCTGCCCGCCACCGACCCCGAGGACCGGGAGCTGCGGCTGGCGTGCGGCGCGGCGCTGTTCAACCTGCGCCTGGCGCTGCAGGGCCACGGGATCCGGCCGCTGGTCACGCTGATGCCCGGCCACGACGCGCCCGGCGCGCTGGCCGTGGTGCGGCGCGGCGGCAAGCTGCTGCTGGACGACGAGACGCACCAGCTGCTGAACGCGGTGCCCGCGCGGCGCTCGAACCGCAAGCCGTTCCACGACGTGCCGGTCCCGGTGCGGCACCGGCAGGCGCTGCTGCGCGCCGCCGAGCGCGAGCGGTCCTGGCTGCACGTGGTGACCGACGCCGAGGAGCGGGCCCGGTTGCAGCGGTACGTGTCGAAGGCGCACCGCATCCAGCAGGCCGACCGGGGCGTGCTGGACGAGCTGGGCGAGTGGACCGGGGAGCGCACCGCGGGCGACGGTGTGCCGCCGCGCTCGGCCGGGCCGCGGCCCGCGCCGCAGGACGAGTGGGCGATGCGGGACTTCCTGGCGGCCGACGGCGGCGAGCGGGCGTCCGGCAAGGACTACGAGTCGGACCCGCTGGTGCTGGTGCTGTGCTCGTTCTACGACGGGCCGCTCGCCGAGGTGCAGGCCGGTCAGGCGCTGCAGCGGGTGCTGCTGACCGCGACCACGCTGGGGCTGGCGGTGTCGTTCATGTCGCAGGCCATCGAGGTGCGCGCGGTCCGCGAGGAGCTGCGGCGCGCGCTGGGCGGCACGGTGGTGCCGCAGACGGTGCTGCGCGTCGGCTTCGGCTCCCCCGTCCCGCCCAGCCCGCGCCGCGAGGTGCTGGAGATGCTGGTGTCCGCGGAGGCCGGCGGCCACGCGGGGGTGTGA